CTTCGCTCCAATATCTCCAATACTTTACCTTCGGGTCGTTTGCCCCGTTTTCTGTCCATTTCCACAGACACACGCACTCTATCACCGTCAATAGCTCGATTCAAACGACTTGCAGGCACATACGCATCTCTTTCCAGTTGGCTCGATACAATAAAAGCAGATCCACTGCTTGTCATATCCACCACACCTTCAACTTCTATTTTTTCGGTACTTCTACCACTTCTGCGTTTATCACGATTACCAGAGCGAATTTTATCACTATTGATACTGAATCTATTACCTCGCTCGCTTTTGTTCAGCAAACCTCGTTTCCACAGTTCATTTGTCGCTTCAATGGCTTCATCTTTGTCGACTTTGCTTTTTCCGAGTTTGCGCCATATTGCAGTGTAGGTAAGCGATAAGGTGTGGTCGTTGTTAAAAATTTTCACAATTTTGTTGGCTAAGGGGCTAGATTTCTTATTGGAATTTCCTCTACTGGATCTTTTGGGTTTCTTCAATTTTTTATTATTTTTTGTTTGTTAAATAGTTGCTTGTCAATTGGTAAAAGCGATTTTTGGTATAAATACTGGAGTTAAAAGGCAGGTTATCAATATGGGTAAGAGGCTGTCGTCTATTACAAAGATACACTAAAAAAAAGGAACGTATCTTATATTTTATGAGGTCTTTGGCTTCCTGTCTAAATTTCTCATTTTCTTCTTCAAAAAAAGTGCGACCATGGTAAATACAATTATTATGCACACAAAGTTCATTCCATGTTTGATTTTATTACTTTTTGAACAAGAACTGCTCTCCTAAAAAGAACTTATGTACAGTATGATTTACTTTTTGCTGTACTGGGCATTCTCCGATTCATTCATCGGAGCAAGCTCTGTTCAAAAACCTACTCCAATACCACCACTTTCTCCCGCTTCAATGCTCGTCCATCTTGTAGCCAATTAGCGATGTAAACGCCTGCCCGCAAATCGGAAACATCCCATTGCTGCCCACGATTGGGATTAGATTTACCAAACAACCTTTTTTATTTTACCCTCAAAATTGTTTTTATTCCCCTAAATATACTAACTTGTTTCCTGTACGTTATTTCTATTGAAGAAAGCCATCCATCTGACATATAAATTGAATTTTTCACCACTTTTTTTTACATTTACCCCTTTAATAGTATTCAAAAACCTTATGAATATCCTAAAAGTAACTTTTTTATTTCTTATCAGTTCCCTTCCTCTTTTAGCACAAGAAACGGCTATATATACCCAACCCTATAGGGACTTCAAAAAAGCACAAGAACACTACAACGAAGGAAACTATTCCTTGGCACAGCAATATTTTGAGAAAACCCTTGACCTACCCAATTACAGTTTTACGGATGAAATGGAATTGGCAAAAGTGCAATCACTTTATTATCAAGCAATTTGTGCCTTGAAACTCGAACAACCAAATGCCGAAATGTTGCTAACCCGATTCATAGATGAACAAAACAATCCCTACTATGAGGGTTTGGCGCACTATCAATTGGGCAAAATCTACTTTGATAAAAAACAATACCGAAACGTTATTTCCGCTTACGAAGACATTGATTTGGCTTCCTTATCCGAAGCAGAACGTAGCGAAGTACAGTTTCAATTGGGGTACAGTTATTTTTCCAGCAAAAAATTTGACAAGGCAAAAGAATATTTGTCCAAAGGCATCAATACCCGCAATGATTACTACTATCCTTCCAACTATTATTATGGTATGATTTCTTTTTTTGAAGGAGATTATGACGATGCTTTGTTGAGTTTCAGAAAGGTAGAAAAAGAAAAAACCTACTCACAAGCCATTCCGTATTACATCACCTATATTTATTATTCCAAAGGTCAATACAGTGAATTGCTGCAATATGCAGAACCAAAAACCAGTCAAAACATCAAATACCGCAACGAAATCAATCAGTTGGTTGGTCAAACCTATTTCAATCAGCAGCAGTTTACCAAAGCGCTTCCTTACCTTCAATATTATTTTGAAAACACTCCGCAAGTTCGCAAAGATGTCATTTACCAATTGGCATACACCCAATATCAGGTTGGTCAATACGAAGATGCCATCACCAACTTCACCGAACTCAACACATTGAAGGATTCTATTGGTCAAAACGCCATGTACCATTTGGCGGCAACCCATTTGAAGGTCGACCAAAAAACGAAAGCCCTCAATGCTTTTGACCAAGCTTCAAGATTGGATTTTGACCCAGTTATCAAAGAAATTTCTACCTTCAATCACGCCAAATTGTCCTACGAATTGGGATTTCACAGCACTGCAAGCGCACGTTTTCGCTATTTCATTGCCAACTATCCGAATTCTCAATATTACAACGAAGCCACACAATTGCTGGCAAGTTTGTTTGAAAATACACAAGACTATCAAAGTGCCTTGGAGTGGCTTGAAAGCATTCCCAACAAAACACCTGCCTTGGCTCGTTCTTATCAGAGAGCTTTGTATTACCGTGGTGTAGAATACTTTAGCGATAAAAATTTCGCTCAAGCAACGGAATTATTCAACAAATCACTCCAAAATCCTTATGATGAAGTAGTCGTTGCATTGGCACATTTTTGGAAAGGAGATATTGCGTTTCGTCAAAACCAATACCCCGATGCTTTCGGTAGCATGGAGGCATTTATAGGTACATCACAAGGACGAGTTGTGAGTGATAAGGTGAATCCTGCTACTGCAAATTATACGATTGGTTACAGCTTATTCAATCAAAAAGAATATGGTGATGCCAAAACCTACTTTGAAAATACTGTCAATCTGTTGGCAAAAAAACCTGATATTTTATTGGACCAAAATTCAGTGTTGGCACAAGTGTATCCTGATGCCATCCTCAGAACGGGCGATTGTTATTTCATCAAAAAAGAATACGCTGCTGCTCTTGCTCAATACGATAAAATACTACAATACAAGCTGCGAGGTGCCGATTATGCGTATTACCAAAAAGGTATGTTGTCGGGATTGATGGGTCAATACAAACAGAAAATTGACCAACTCACTTCTATGACCAACAATTTTTCGACCTCCTATTATGTAGATGATGCTTTGTTTCAGATTGCAGAAACCCATTTGTTGATGAACAATCCGCAAGCTGCTATCAATACCCACAAACAACTTTTAACGAAACAGCCTGATAGTGAATACGTTCCAAAATCTTTGTTGAATTTAGGACT
This window of the Chitinophagales bacterium genome carries:
- a CDS encoding tetratricopeptide repeat protein, coding for MNILKVTFLFLISSLPLLAQETAIYTQPYRDFKKAQEHYNEGNYSLAQQYFEKTLDLPNYSFTDEMELAKVQSLYYQAICALKLEQPNAEMLLTRFIDEQNNPYYEGLAHYQLGKIYFDKKQYRNVISAYEDIDLASLSEAERSEVQFQLGYSYFSSKKFDKAKEYLSKGINTRNDYYYPSNYYYGMISFFEGDYDDALLSFRKVEKEKTYSQAIPYYITYIYYSKGQYSELLQYAEPKTSQNIKYRNEINQLVGQTYFNQQQFTKALPYLQYYFENTPQVRKDVIYQLAYTQYQVGQYEDAITNFTELNTLKDSIGQNAMYHLAATHLKVDQKTKALNAFDQASRLDFDPVIKEISTFNHAKLSYELGFHSTASARFRYFIANYPNSQYYNEATQLLASLFENTQDYQSALEWLESIPNKTPALARSYQRALYYRGVEYFSDKNFAQATELFNKSLQNPYDEVVVALAHFWKGDIAFRQNQYPDAFGSMEAFIGTSQGRVVSDKVNPATANYTIGYSLFNQKEYGDAKTYFENTVNLLAKKPDILLDQNSVLAQVYPDAILRTGDCYFIKKEYAAALAQYDKILQYKLRGADYAYYQKGMLSGLMGQYKQKIDQLTSMTNNFSTSYYVDDALFQIAETHLLMNNPQAAINTHKQLLTKQPDSEYVPKSLLNLGLIYYNTGDYTNSLKYYEEVLKKYPKSDEGQGAILGIKDVFIAKGDAAGYVQFLKRFPGININPSAQDTLTFRIAENYYTKGDCNSAVKEFTKYLAEYPNGSYQLYAYFYRGQCLYSQESYQLAGKDYDYILAQPRSIFTEQALDKGSRIALYINDDYAKAFKYYEQLYAITSRKELAVNAIRGLVKSAHKLGRLADVVKYGDLLRKHENATAEDKLDSYFAVGELAYQNKQYPLAVTNLDEVVKRTTNEQGAKARYYIADIKYKNGQYDAAQEYAFKVIKETEDYEYWMVKSFILLSDVYVAKKDIFQAKATLVSVIENYAPEDELKKEARAKLNKILELEKSGSKLKSDNTGGDLEFDNQ